TCCCCTTCAGAAAGGCATCCACGATGGACATGGACCGGGAAAGACCGCGTCTGAGCAGACGGTGGCTCCTGAAGGGCGCGGCGCTCGCCGCCGTCCCGTACGTGCTGCTCCCCGAGCCGAGCGCCGGAGCGCAGACCGGTTCCGTCGACTACCCGGCCGCCGAATGGCAGCCCGCCAGCACCTCCAACTACACGGCTTCCAGCCGGCCCGGCAGCTACACCATCGACCGCGTCATCATCCACGTCACCCAGGAGACGTATGCCAACACCCTGTCCATCTTCCAGAACCCGCAGAAGCAGGTGTCCGCCCACTATCTGGTCCGGTCGGCGGACGGGCACATCGCGCAGTGCGTCCACGAGAGCGACATCGCCTGGCACGCGGGCAACTGGGACTACAACACCCGCAGCATCGGCATCGAGCACGAGGGATGGGTGGACCAGCCCTCCTATTTCACCAACGCCCTCTACGAGCAGTCGGCGAAGCTCACGGCGGCGATCTGCGACAAGTACGGCATCCCCAAGAACAGGGACCACATCCTCGGCCACTACGAGGTACCCGGCACCGACCACACCGATCCCGGACCCAACTGGGACTGGGTGCGCTACATCAGACTGGTCAACTTCGCCTGACACGATTCCCCGGCCGACGTCACACCTGTTGTCTGAGCGGACACGGCACGTGACGATGGATCCGGCCGGATCAACGCCGTATCACCGTCCGGGGAGGCCGAGTTGACCGATCCGTGGGTGGCCCTGGAGCCGGGGGCCGATCCCGCCGAGCGCGTCCGGGTGCTGCGCAGGGCGCACGAGACGTTCACCACGGTCGGGGCGGTGCCGCGGCCGGTGCGGTCGGTGGTCGCGGAGTCG
This Streptomyces misionensis DNA region includes the following protein-coding sequences:
- a CDS encoding N-acetylmuramoyl-L-alanine amidase; its protein translation is MDRERPRLSRRWLLKGAALAAVPYVLLPEPSAGAQTGSVDYPAAEWQPASTSNYTASSRPGSYTIDRVIIHVTQETYANTLSIFQNPQKQVSAHYLVRSADGHIAQCVHESDIAWHAGNWDYNTRSIGIEHEGWVDQPSYFTNALYEQSAKLTAAICDKYGIPKNRDHILGHYEVPGTDHTDPGPNWDWVRYIRLVNFA